A window of the Dioscorea cayenensis subsp. rotundata cultivar TDr96_F1 chromosome 14, TDr96_F1_v2_PseudoChromosome.rev07_lg8_w22 25.fasta, whole genome shotgun sequence genome harbors these coding sequences:
- the LOC120275484 gene encoding uncharacterized protein LOC120275484 isoform X2, with protein sequence MNLIDHQRIQRNFGLLVQFWRKSMAKKSRKRSKKENAGCMWGFISLFDFHRSHAPRRLLSDRTQGSDNGFSGNKFELLSDAEERQEGFEENEINEDGRIDANMASVKSLMEDEMSKPQAGSTTEVGFERPRTKLGYHTEKNRKKTGKNSKVVTDLLLNDLKDLANLDSHQSRQSNSYEGSFSDSDFASFMVDFYGNTRQVAEKRVNCNPSLESNCLPEHDSELVEKLSVIQKALSDVAEAFLTQKLVEAKRVSEKGSVCQSKQFINALETLNANRELFLKLVQDPNSVLLKHIQDLQNAHAGMLSEFDLCKNDMLGEDVGSSAQSEGSVRQNGHSFFRKKEKPKEIKQQSLNRIIVLRPNSSITQNPSITMTPNSPPRDSRKHREVSERVGSYFSLKEIKRRWKNVIGDNKERRSISMDGVLHKIPYGQKSMEKAVPSKNFSDAKRTSPKPSIVAMRRDKIKGESGSVSMRITDYREPSFYAEAKKHMVEMLNSDDDKKTFQLKKTPKSLGRVLSLPEFSTYKRFSPFQEELSPRGMMHSPKRQTKKENAVTGIQIQSDAEKAVLETDKQDGNTEIVEMINDERKVENNHFDESVELNDAQIKESSKEMPSYLVIHNAETPENLMEKCDRPSPVSVLDQCFSEDIISPHSTSVEYDSQLQLEEHALGTSLDDKEIRDAFIKAVIEKSGLSYDVISSRLLDPSLLDEIEIMYIQLIDDPQLLFDCINEVLVEINQRYFSCSPWMSIVQHEVRPIPKGMKLIQEVCKGVEWHMKLQFPMTLDQLVGKDMDRRDWMDLRLETENTITEVGDNIVEFLMEETILELWT encoded by the exons ATGAATTTGATTGATCATCAGAGAATTCAGAGAAATTTTGGTCTTTTAGTGCAGTTCTGGAGAAAAAG TATGGCGAAGAAATCACGGAAACGATCCAAGAAGGAGAATGCTGGTTGCATGTGGGGTTTCATTAGCTTGTTTGATTTTCACCGTAGCCATGCCCCTCGAAGATTGCTTTCTGATCGAACACAAGGAAGTG ACAATGGATTTTCTGGGAACAAATTTGAGCTGCTCAGTGATGCTGAAGAAAGGCAAGAAGGTTTCGAG gaaaatgaaataaatgaagACGGAAGAATTGATGCAAATATGGCAAGTGTAAAATCACTTATGGAGGATGAGATGTCGAAACCGCAAGCGGGGAGTACAACAGAAGTGGGGTTTGAACGACCGAGAACAAAGTTGGGATACCATACTGAGAAAAATCGGAAGAAAACAGGCAAGAATTCTAAGGTGGTAACTGATCTTCTTTTGAATGACTTGAAGGATTTGGCTAACCTTGACTCACATCAATCTCGGCAATCAAATTCATATGAAGGATCTTTCTCTGACTCTGACTTTGCTTCATTTATGGTTGATTTCTATGGCAATACACGTCAAGTGGCCGAAAAGCGTGTTAATTGCAATCCTTCACTTGAAAGTAATTGCCTTCCGGAGCATGATTCTGAGCTGGTTGAAAAGTTGTCGGTTATTCAGAAGGCTTTGAGTGACGTAGCTGAGGCATTTCTAACTCAAAAGCTTGTTGAAGCAAAGCGAGTCAGTGAAAAAGGATCTGTGTGTCAGTCAAAACAGTTTATCAATGCATTAGAGACACTGAATGCAAACAGGGAGTTATTCCTAAAGCTTGTACAGGACCCGAACTCGGTTTTGTTGAAACATATACAAGATCTTCAAAATGCTCATGCCGGAATGTTGTCTGAGTTCGACTTGTGTAAAAATGATATGCTTGGAGAAGATGTTGGCAGTTCAGCACAATCTGAAGGATCTGTCAGACAAAATGGGCACAGTTTCTttaggaagaaggagaagccgAAGGAGATAAAGCAACAATCTTTAAACAGGATCATTGTTCTAAGGCCGAACTCATCAATTACTCAAAATCCTTCGATTACGATGACTCCAAACTCTCCCCCTAGAGATAGTAGAAAACACCGGGAAGTCAGTGAAAGAGTTGGGTCATACTTCTCTCTTAAAGAAATCAAACGAAGGTGGAAAAATGTCATTGGTGATAACAAGGAAAGGCGTTCGATATCTATGGATGGTGTTCTGCATAAAATTCCATATGGACAAAAGAGTATGGAGAAGGCAGTCCCTAGCAAAAATTTTTCTGACGCTAAGCGCACTTCTCCTAAACCTTCCATTGTTGCCATGAGAAGAGACAAGATCAAAGGAGAGTCTGGCAGTGTTTCGATGAGGATCACTGATTATAGAGAACCTTCATTCTACGCCGAAGCCAAAAAGCATATGGTTGAGATGCTCAACTCTGATGATGATAAAAAGACCTTCCAATTGAAAAAAACTCCAAAATCCTTAGGAAGAGTACTTTCTCTTCCAGAATTCTCGACATATAAGAGATTCAGTCCTTTTCAAGAAGAGTTATCACCTCGAGGTATGATGCATTCCCCCAAACGCCAAACCAAGAAGGAAAATGCTGTCACTGGCATTCAAATTCAATCAGATGCCGAGAAAGCCGTCCTTGAAACTGATAAGCAAGATG GAAATACGGAGATCGTAGAAATGATCAATGATGAACGTAAAGTAGAGAATAATCATTTTGATGAAAGTGTTGAATTGAATGATGCTCAAATAAAA GAGTCCTCGAAGGAGATGCCCAGTTATCTGGTGATACATAATGCTGAAACTCCGGAGAATTTGATGGAGAAGTGTGATCGGCCAAGTCCGGTGTCGGTTCTTGACCAATGCTTCTCTGAAGACATCATAAGCCCTCATAGTACATCAGTTGAATATG ATTCACAACTGCAACTTGAAGAACATGCTCTAGGAACTAGTTTGGATGACAAGGAAATCAGGGACGCATTCATTAAAGCTGTGATTGAAAAGTCTGGCCTTAGCTATGATGTAATATCAAGTCGTTTGCTTGATCCATCCTTGCTCGATGAAATCGAAATCATGTACATTCAGTTAATTGATGATCCACAGCTTCTCTTTGATTGCATCAATGAAGTTTTGGTCGAGATAAATCAGAGATACTTTAGTTGCTCACCTTGGATGTCTATAGTACAGCATGAAGTCCGGCCAATCCCCAAAGGAATGAAACTCATACAAGAAGTGTGCAAAGGTGTTGAGTGGCATATGAAATTACAGTTTCCGATGACGCTGGATCAGTTGGTAGGGAAGGACATGGACCGCAGGGACTGGATGGACCTTCGGCTTGAAACTGAAAACACAATTACTGAAGTCGGAGATAACATTGTCGAGTTTCTAATGGAAGAAACTATACTTGAATTGTGGACATGA
- the LOC120275484 gene encoding uncharacterized protein LOC120275484 isoform X1, giving the protein MNLIDHQRIQRNFGLLVQFWRKSMAKKSRKRSKKENAGCMWGFISLFDFHRSHAPRRLLSDRTQGSGKHLDNGFSGNKFELLSDAEERQEGFEENEINEDGRIDANMASVKSLMEDEMSKPQAGSTTEVGFERPRTKLGYHTEKNRKKTGKNSKVVTDLLLNDLKDLANLDSHQSRQSNSYEGSFSDSDFASFMVDFYGNTRQVAEKRVNCNPSLESNCLPEHDSELVEKLSVIQKALSDVAEAFLTQKLVEAKRVSEKGSVCQSKQFINALETLNANRELFLKLVQDPNSVLLKHIQDLQNAHAGMLSEFDLCKNDMLGEDVGSSAQSEGSVRQNGHSFFRKKEKPKEIKQQSLNRIIVLRPNSSITQNPSITMTPNSPPRDSRKHREVSERVGSYFSLKEIKRRWKNVIGDNKERRSISMDGVLHKIPYGQKSMEKAVPSKNFSDAKRTSPKPSIVAMRRDKIKGESGSVSMRITDYREPSFYAEAKKHMVEMLNSDDDKKTFQLKKTPKSLGRVLSLPEFSTYKRFSPFQEELSPRGMMHSPKRQTKKENAVTGIQIQSDAEKAVLETDKQDGNTEIVEMINDERKVENNHFDESVELNDAQIKESSKEMPSYLVIHNAETPENLMEKCDRPSPVSVLDQCFSEDIISPHSTSVEYDSQLQLEEHALGTSLDDKEIRDAFIKAVIEKSGLSYDVISSRLLDPSLLDEIEIMYIQLIDDPQLLFDCINEVLVEINQRYFSCSPWMSIVQHEVRPIPKGMKLIQEVCKGVEWHMKLQFPMTLDQLVGKDMDRRDWMDLRLETENTITEVGDNIVEFLMEETILELWT; this is encoded by the exons ATGAATTTGATTGATCATCAGAGAATTCAGAGAAATTTTGGTCTTTTAGTGCAGTTCTGGAGAAAAAG TATGGCGAAGAAATCACGGAAACGATCCAAGAAGGAGAATGCTGGTTGCATGTGGGGTTTCATTAGCTTGTTTGATTTTCACCGTAGCCATGCCCCTCGAAGATTGCTTTCTGATCGAACACAAGGAAGTGGTAAGCATTTGG ACAATGGATTTTCTGGGAACAAATTTGAGCTGCTCAGTGATGCTGAAGAAAGGCAAGAAGGTTTCGAG gaaaatgaaataaatgaagACGGAAGAATTGATGCAAATATGGCAAGTGTAAAATCACTTATGGAGGATGAGATGTCGAAACCGCAAGCGGGGAGTACAACAGAAGTGGGGTTTGAACGACCGAGAACAAAGTTGGGATACCATACTGAGAAAAATCGGAAGAAAACAGGCAAGAATTCTAAGGTGGTAACTGATCTTCTTTTGAATGACTTGAAGGATTTGGCTAACCTTGACTCACATCAATCTCGGCAATCAAATTCATATGAAGGATCTTTCTCTGACTCTGACTTTGCTTCATTTATGGTTGATTTCTATGGCAATACACGTCAAGTGGCCGAAAAGCGTGTTAATTGCAATCCTTCACTTGAAAGTAATTGCCTTCCGGAGCATGATTCTGAGCTGGTTGAAAAGTTGTCGGTTATTCAGAAGGCTTTGAGTGACGTAGCTGAGGCATTTCTAACTCAAAAGCTTGTTGAAGCAAAGCGAGTCAGTGAAAAAGGATCTGTGTGTCAGTCAAAACAGTTTATCAATGCATTAGAGACACTGAATGCAAACAGGGAGTTATTCCTAAAGCTTGTACAGGACCCGAACTCGGTTTTGTTGAAACATATACAAGATCTTCAAAATGCTCATGCCGGAATGTTGTCTGAGTTCGACTTGTGTAAAAATGATATGCTTGGAGAAGATGTTGGCAGTTCAGCACAATCTGAAGGATCTGTCAGACAAAATGGGCACAGTTTCTttaggaagaaggagaagccgAAGGAGATAAAGCAACAATCTTTAAACAGGATCATTGTTCTAAGGCCGAACTCATCAATTACTCAAAATCCTTCGATTACGATGACTCCAAACTCTCCCCCTAGAGATAGTAGAAAACACCGGGAAGTCAGTGAAAGAGTTGGGTCATACTTCTCTCTTAAAGAAATCAAACGAAGGTGGAAAAATGTCATTGGTGATAACAAGGAAAGGCGTTCGATATCTATGGATGGTGTTCTGCATAAAATTCCATATGGACAAAAGAGTATGGAGAAGGCAGTCCCTAGCAAAAATTTTTCTGACGCTAAGCGCACTTCTCCTAAACCTTCCATTGTTGCCATGAGAAGAGACAAGATCAAAGGAGAGTCTGGCAGTGTTTCGATGAGGATCACTGATTATAGAGAACCTTCATTCTACGCCGAAGCCAAAAAGCATATGGTTGAGATGCTCAACTCTGATGATGATAAAAAGACCTTCCAATTGAAAAAAACTCCAAAATCCTTAGGAAGAGTACTTTCTCTTCCAGAATTCTCGACATATAAGAGATTCAGTCCTTTTCAAGAAGAGTTATCACCTCGAGGTATGATGCATTCCCCCAAACGCCAAACCAAGAAGGAAAATGCTGTCACTGGCATTCAAATTCAATCAGATGCCGAGAAAGCCGTCCTTGAAACTGATAAGCAAGATG GAAATACGGAGATCGTAGAAATGATCAATGATGAACGTAAAGTAGAGAATAATCATTTTGATGAAAGTGTTGAATTGAATGATGCTCAAATAAAA GAGTCCTCGAAGGAGATGCCCAGTTATCTGGTGATACATAATGCTGAAACTCCGGAGAATTTGATGGAGAAGTGTGATCGGCCAAGTCCGGTGTCGGTTCTTGACCAATGCTTCTCTGAAGACATCATAAGCCCTCATAGTACATCAGTTGAATATG ATTCACAACTGCAACTTGAAGAACATGCTCTAGGAACTAGTTTGGATGACAAGGAAATCAGGGACGCATTCATTAAAGCTGTGATTGAAAAGTCTGGCCTTAGCTATGATGTAATATCAAGTCGTTTGCTTGATCCATCCTTGCTCGATGAAATCGAAATCATGTACATTCAGTTAATTGATGATCCACAGCTTCTCTTTGATTGCATCAATGAAGTTTTGGTCGAGATAAATCAGAGATACTTTAGTTGCTCACCTTGGATGTCTATAGTACAGCATGAAGTCCGGCCAATCCCCAAAGGAATGAAACTCATACAAGAAGTGTGCAAAGGTGTTGAGTGGCATATGAAATTACAGTTTCCGATGACGCTGGATCAGTTGGTAGGGAAGGACATGGACCGCAGGGACTGGATGGACCTTCGGCTTGAAACTGAAAACACAATTACTGAAGTCGGAGATAACATTGTCGAGTTTCTAATGGAAGAAACTATACTTGAATTGTGGACATGA
- the LOC120275484 gene encoding uncharacterized protein LOC120275484 isoform X3: protein MAKKSRKRSKKENAGCMWGFISLFDFHRSHAPRRLLSDRTQGSGKHLDNGFSGNKFELLSDAEERQEGFEENEINEDGRIDANMASVKSLMEDEMSKPQAGSTTEVGFERPRTKLGYHTEKNRKKTGKNSKVVTDLLLNDLKDLANLDSHQSRQSNSYEGSFSDSDFASFMVDFYGNTRQVAEKRVNCNPSLESNCLPEHDSELVEKLSVIQKALSDVAEAFLTQKLVEAKRVSEKGSVCQSKQFINALETLNANRELFLKLVQDPNSVLLKHIQDLQNAHAGMLSEFDLCKNDMLGEDVGSSAQSEGSVRQNGHSFFRKKEKPKEIKQQSLNRIIVLRPNSSITQNPSITMTPNSPPRDSRKHREVSERVGSYFSLKEIKRRWKNVIGDNKERRSISMDGVLHKIPYGQKSMEKAVPSKNFSDAKRTSPKPSIVAMRRDKIKGESGSVSMRITDYREPSFYAEAKKHMVEMLNSDDDKKTFQLKKTPKSLGRVLSLPEFSTYKRFSPFQEELSPRGMMHSPKRQTKKENAVTGIQIQSDAEKAVLETDKQDGNTEIVEMINDERKVENNHFDESVELNDAQIKESSKEMPSYLVIHNAETPENLMEKCDRPSPVSVLDQCFSEDIISPHSTSVEYDSQLQLEEHALGTSLDDKEIRDAFIKAVIEKSGLSYDVISSRLLDPSLLDEIEIMYIQLIDDPQLLFDCINEVLVEINQRYFSCSPWMSIVQHEVRPIPKGMKLIQEVCKGVEWHMKLQFPMTLDQLVGKDMDRRDWMDLRLETENTITEVGDNIVEFLMEETILELWT, encoded by the exons ATGGCGAAGAAATCACGGAAACGATCCAAGAAGGAGAATGCTGGTTGCATGTGGGGTTTCATTAGCTTGTTTGATTTTCACCGTAGCCATGCCCCTCGAAGATTGCTTTCTGATCGAACACAAGGAAGTGGTAAGCATTTGG ACAATGGATTTTCTGGGAACAAATTTGAGCTGCTCAGTGATGCTGAAGAAAGGCAAGAAGGTTTCGAG gaaaatgaaataaatgaagACGGAAGAATTGATGCAAATATGGCAAGTGTAAAATCACTTATGGAGGATGAGATGTCGAAACCGCAAGCGGGGAGTACAACAGAAGTGGGGTTTGAACGACCGAGAACAAAGTTGGGATACCATACTGAGAAAAATCGGAAGAAAACAGGCAAGAATTCTAAGGTGGTAACTGATCTTCTTTTGAATGACTTGAAGGATTTGGCTAACCTTGACTCACATCAATCTCGGCAATCAAATTCATATGAAGGATCTTTCTCTGACTCTGACTTTGCTTCATTTATGGTTGATTTCTATGGCAATACACGTCAAGTGGCCGAAAAGCGTGTTAATTGCAATCCTTCACTTGAAAGTAATTGCCTTCCGGAGCATGATTCTGAGCTGGTTGAAAAGTTGTCGGTTATTCAGAAGGCTTTGAGTGACGTAGCTGAGGCATTTCTAACTCAAAAGCTTGTTGAAGCAAAGCGAGTCAGTGAAAAAGGATCTGTGTGTCAGTCAAAACAGTTTATCAATGCATTAGAGACACTGAATGCAAACAGGGAGTTATTCCTAAAGCTTGTACAGGACCCGAACTCGGTTTTGTTGAAACATATACAAGATCTTCAAAATGCTCATGCCGGAATGTTGTCTGAGTTCGACTTGTGTAAAAATGATATGCTTGGAGAAGATGTTGGCAGTTCAGCACAATCTGAAGGATCTGTCAGACAAAATGGGCACAGTTTCTttaggaagaaggagaagccgAAGGAGATAAAGCAACAATCTTTAAACAGGATCATTGTTCTAAGGCCGAACTCATCAATTACTCAAAATCCTTCGATTACGATGACTCCAAACTCTCCCCCTAGAGATAGTAGAAAACACCGGGAAGTCAGTGAAAGAGTTGGGTCATACTTCTCTCTTAAAGAAATCAAACGAAGGTGGAAAAATGTCATTGGTGATAACAAGGAAAGGCGTTCGATATCTATGGATGGTGTTCTGCATAAAATTCCATATGGACAAAAGAGTATGGAGAAGGCAGTCCCTAGCAAAAATTTTTCTGACGCTAAGCGCACTTCTCCTAAACCTTCCATTGTTGCCATGAGAAGAGACAAGATCAAAGGAGAGTCTGGCAGTGTTTCGATGAGGATCACTGATTATAGAGAACCTTCATTCTACGCCGAAGCCAAAAAGCATATGGTTGAGATGCTCAACTCTGATGATGATAAAAAGACCTTCCAATTGAAAAAAACTCCAAAATCCTTAGGAAGAGTACTTTCTCTTCCAGAATTCTCGACATATAAGAGATTCAGTCCTTTTCAAGAAGAGTTATCACCTCGAGGTATGATGCATTCCCCCAAACGCCAAACCAAGAAGGAAAATGCTGTCACTGGCATTCAAATTCAATCAGATGCCGAGAAAGCCGTCCTTGAAACTGATAAGCAAGATG GAAATACGGAGATCGTAGAAATGATCAATGATGAACGTAAAGTAGAGAATAATCATTTTGATGAAAGTGTTGAATTGAATGATGCTCAAATAAAA GAGTCCTCGAAGGAGATGCCCAGTTATCTGGTGATACATAATGCTGAAACTCCGGAGAATTTGATGGAGAAGTGTGATCGGCCAAGTCCGGTGTCGGTTCTTGACCAATGCTTCTCTGAAGACATCATAAGCCCTCATAGTACATCAGTTGAATATG ATTCACAACTGCAACTTGAAGAACATGCTCTAGGAACTAGTTTGGATGACAAGGAAATCAGGGACGCATTCATTAAAGCTGTGATTGAAAAGTCTGGCCTTAGCTATGATGTAATATCAAGTCGTTTGCTTGATCCATCCTTGCTCGATGAAATCGAAATCATGTACATTCAGTTAATTGATGATCCACAGCTTCTCTTTGATTGCATCAATGAAGTTTTGGTCGAGATAAATCAGAGATACTTTAGTTGCTCACCTTGGATGTCTATAGTACAGCATGAAGTCCGGCCAATCCCCAAAGGAATGAAACTCATACAAGAAGTGTGCAAAGGTGTTGAGTGGCATATGAAATTACAGTTTCCGATGACGCTGGATCAGTTGGTAGGGAAGGACATGGACCGCAGGGACTGGATGGACCTTCGGCTTGAAACTGAAAACACAATTACTGAAGTCGGAGATAACATTGTCGAGTTTCTAATGGAAGAAACTATACTTGAATTGTGGACATGA